A single genomic interval of Caballeronia sp. SL2Y3 harbors:
- a CDS encoding serine protease, which produces MQAQILDVYSSPNGDTWRLRIGADESRVVQHVPNAASGGQASEMPVEAFLSSDEATPQRDALVVLLGQLRRDALQPGTHASDERPVPRKPAVDALLLTAARVRTFAQEAHLTNASGFFFARDERLFLVTSRHVVSDAPSEHFPDRLEIELHIDADNLGASTWFSLPLYADGVALWREGADDGGAIDVAVLELQRDRLPETARFDAFGPEHLPRPDGELPVGASVLIVGFPLGFHDSLHHLPVVRQGVIASAFGLRFQGKGCFITDARTHRGTSGAPVVTRDPSKVGSPDELSLPWLLLGIHSSTIDMGSRDVQVDETLGLNSAWYSDILMTLTR; this is translated from the coding sequence CGCGCGTCGTTCAGCATGTCCCTAACGCGGCTTCGGGCGGGCAGGCATCGGAGATGCCGGTGGAGGCGTTTTTATCGTCCGACGAAGCAACGCCGCAACGCGACGCGCTGGTCGTCCTGCTCGGCCAACTGCGACGCGATGCCCTGCAACCGGGCACGCATGCCTCGGATGAACGCCCGGTGCCGCGCAAGCCCGCTGTCGATGCGCTGCTGCTCACCGCTGCGCGCGTCAGGACCTTCGCGCAGGAAGCGCATCTGACGAATGCGAGCGGATTCTTCTTCGCCCGCGATGAACGGCTCTTTCTCGTGACGAGCCGTCATGTGGTGAGCGATGCGCCGAGCGAACACTTTCCGGATCGGCTCGAAATCGAATTGCACATCGACGCCGACAACCTCGGCGCTTCGACGTGGTTCTCGTTGCCGCTGTATGCGGATGGCGTGGCGCTCTGGCGAGAAGGCGCGGATGACGGCGGCGCGATCGACGTCGCGGTGCTCGAACTGCAGCGGGATCGCCTGCCTGAAACCGCGCGCTTCGATGCGTTCGGTCCCGAGCATCTGCCGAGGCCCGACGGCGAGCTGCCGGTCGGCGCTTCGGTGCTGATCGTCGGTTTTCCGCTGGGCTTTCACGATTCGCTGCATCATCTGCCGGTCGTGAGGCAGGGCGTCATCGCGTCGGCGTTCGGGCTGCGCTTCCAGGGCAAGGGATGCTTCATCACCGATGCGCGCACGCATCGCGGCACGAGCGGCGCGCCGGTCGTCACGCGCGACCCGTCGAAGGTAGGGAGTCCTGATGAATTGAGCCTGCCGTGGCTGCTGCTGGGGATTCACTCATCGACGATCGACATGGGCTCGCGCGATGTGCAGGTGGATGAAACGCTCGGCCTGAACAGCGCGTGGTACTCCGACATCCTCATGACGCTGACGCGTTGA